In Candidatus Korarchaeota archaeon NZ13-K, the following proteins share a genomic window:
- a CDS encoding ArsR family transcriptional regulator, whose amino-acid sequence MRAEDLIEALATETRRRMLRLLATGPLTLSELSERLGISQPAVLKHIRELESSGIIEPVEIRDQSGRLRRCYRISRPIRLVMSIDGDSVRIYLREAKPLGEVPRGLEERILRLKEEISELEEIDSFGKIIYKYVDIMKEVDSILSDIEELESQLVWLRHELIRSLKRFTSRLS is encoded by the coding sequence ATGAGAGCTGAGGACTTGATAGAGGCGCTGGCGACAGAGACCAGGAGGAGGATGCTGAGGCTGCTGGCCACAGGACCCCTAACTCTCAGCGAGTTATCTGAGAGGCTCGGGATATCCCAGCCAGCCGTCCTGAAGCACATAAGGGAGCTCGAGTCCTCCGGCATAATAGAGCCCGTCGAGATCAGGGATCAATCAGGCAGGCTCAGGAGGTGCTACAGGATATCGAGGCCCATCAGGCTCGTGATGAGCATAGATGGTGACTCCGTTAGGATCTACCTGAGGGAGGCCAAGCCCCTCGGCGAGGTTCCGAGGGGACTGGAGGAGAGGATCCTCAGGCTGAAGGAGGAGATCAGTGAACTTGAGGAAATTGATTCCTTTGGGAAAATAATTTATAAATATGTGGATATAATGAAAGAGGTGGATAGCATATTGAGCGATATTGAGGAGCTGGAGTCGCAGCTCGTGTGGCTGAGGCACGAGCTGATCAGGTCCCTCAAGAGGTTCACAAGCAGGTTAAGTTAA